The following are encoded together in the Streptomyces sp. NBC_00341 genome:
- a CDS encoding UvrD-helicase domain-containing protein: MSQTGARVGTAEEESRDTLGKILAALSDGQNFKMEAGAGAGKTHSLIDTLQHILRVRARYLPREGQRVACITYTNVARNEIIRRTDDSPHIFAETIHGFLWEALSPFRKSLLREVPKLPGWGSLLEDQDSLEDFSVSYDLGFRGIHENGIRLHHDDIPALAIKLFPNLKFRRLIADRFPIILVDEYQDTPSGLAEAMIGDASNSRSGSAYGFFGDHWQQIYDKTCGSIDHLPVKLIQKRANWRSSQAVVHLLNGMRPELPQAAVSNAHIGAVTVYHTNSWAGTRGTHSKKGQIPDDVLKATLRWTVEDAQRRQQRDGAERDSKVLMLTHSSIASELGFANINRSFRRNEDFVRKNDDVVAFLLDVIEPCCDYFDNKQYGPMFDLLKRSRPRMTRRSDKTAWTGLFGTINSARSTGTVGDVMDILLEQNCFALPQAVTNRHRKWELACKDLEDGEGIVEPRSLANYEKFRSVSYREVLALREYVEENTPFSTQHGVKGAEYPHVLAVFGGGWTQYNFPEMLANFTQRDSLSLGSRKRFEKSRNLFYVACSRAKEDLVLLFTTELSNDALETLKAWVGDANIRDIQYSPEGAPLSSRRGLSPDAAST, encoded by the coding sequence CGAGATACGCTGGGTAAAATCCTTGCTGCGCTGAGTGACGGGCAAAATTTCAAAATGGAGGCCGGCGCGGGAGCGGGAAAAACACACTCTCTAATTGACACCCTTCAGCATATTCTGCGAGTTCGGGCTAGATACCTTCCGCGCGAAGGGCAGCGCGTCGCCTGTATCACGTACACGAACGTTGCTCGAAACGAGATCATACGTCGCACCGACGATAGTCCTCACATCTTCGCCGAGACCATTCATGGATTTCTTTGGGAAGCCCTCTCTCCATTCAGAAAGTCTCTGCTGCGCGAAGTGCCCAAGCTGCCTGGTTGGGGTTCACTCTTGGAAGACCAGGATTCCTTGGAGGACTTCAGCGTATCCTACGATCTCGGCTTTCGCGGAATCCACGAAAACGGCATTCGACTTCATCACGATGACATTCCCGCGCTGGCTATCAAGCTTTTCCCTAACCTGAAGTTTCGGAGACTCATAGCCGACAGGTTTCCAATCATTCTCGTTGACGAATATCAGGATACTCCCTCGGGCTTGGCTGAAGCGATGATTGGAGACGCTTCAAACTCGCGGTCTGGATCGGCTTACGGTTTTTTCGGTGACCATTGGCAGCAGATCTATGACAAGACTTGCGGCTCTATCGATCATCTACCGGTGAAACTGATCCAGAAACGCGCAAACTGGAGATCGAGTCAGGCTGTCGTCCACCTCCTTAATGGCATGCGCCCAGAATTGCCTCAAGCTGCTGTAAGCAACGCCCACATCGGAGCTGTAACCGTCTACCATACAAACAGCTGGGCGGGGACTCGGGGCACCCACTCAAAGAAGGGGCAGATTCCGGACGACGTCCTGAAGGCAACCCTTCGCTGGACCGTTGAAGATGCGCAACGCCGGCAGCAAAGAGATGGTGCGGAGCGTGATTCAAAAGTGCTTATGCTAACTCACTCCTCTATTGCTTCTGAGTTGGGATTTGCCAATATCAACCGCTCATTCCGCCGCAACGAGGACTTCGTGCGAAAGAACGATGACGTCGTGGCCTTTCTGCTGGATGTCATTGAGCCCTGCTGCGACTACTTCGATAACAAGCAATACGGCCCAATGTTCGACCTGCTGAAGCGGTCGCGACCACGCATGACGAGACGCAGCGACAAGACTGCATGGACGGGCCTATTTGGCACGATCAATTCAGCCCGGAGCACGGGAACTGTCGGAGATGTCATGGACATCCTCTTGGAACAGAATTGCTTCGCTCTCCCACAAGCGGTTACTAATAGACATCGCAAGTGGGAGCTTGCTTGCAAGGATTTGGAGGACGGCGAGGGGATTGTCGAACCGCGAAGTCTGGCGAACTACGAAAAGTTTAGGAGCGTCAGCTATCGCGAGGTCCTGGCACTGCGCGAGTACGTTGAAGAGAACACTCCCTTTTCAACTCAGCACGGTGTCAAGGGGGCTGAATACCCTCATGTCCTAGCCGTATTTGGCGGCGGTTGGACTCAGTACAATTTTCCAGAGATGCTGGCAAATTTCACCCAACGAGACTCCCTGAGTCTGGGGAGCAGGAAGCGGTTTGAAAAGTCGCGCAACCTATTTTACGTAGCATGCTCACGAGCTAAAGAGGACCTAGTCCTATTGTTCACGACTGAGTTGTCCAACGATGCTCTGGAGACACTCAAGGCGTGGGTAGGCGACGCCAACATTAGAGATATTCAATATTCTCCAGAAGGAGCCCCCCTTAGCTCTCGGCGAGGACTTTCCCCTGATGCGGCAAGCACATAA